aaagaactgaaaactgctgttcacaaacgctctccatccaacctcactgagctcgagctgttttgcaaggaggaatgggcaaaaatgtcagtctctcgatgtgcaaaactgatagagacataccccaagcaacttacagctgtaatcgcagcaaaaggtggcgctacaaagtattaacttaagggggctgaataattttgcacgcccaatatttcagttttttatttgtttaaaaggtttgaaatatccaataaatttcgttccacttcatgattgtgtcccacttgttgttgattcttcacaaaaaattacagttttatatctttatgtttgaggcctgaaatgtggcaaaaggtcgaaaagttcaagggggccgaatactttcgcaaggcactgtatatataaaactatatatataaaacttttAATATGTTGTAATTTGGTtaggaattattaaaaatcggcaaataatctcataatttgtgCTAAAATACTCTAAACAtttagttttcaaaaacaattttaaaaagctgatcatgtctatttttatatttctgcgcaagttcagcagacagtgaggttctttattatgtaagcacatataatgtatataatataacagtATATTAGTCAGTCATTTATATTAGGTTAAACGGAAAAGATGttaatatgtcatttagacacaaatacatataaataaatgacatgttgatgtttgaaagtctcaaggttttgatataaatgcagatgtataaatgtaatttaaaaaaaaagaaaatagattttctaatatgtcacctgtcaatccagaagggAATATCCTGGAGCCTATTTcaccgtcaatactgccgacctTGTctctgctgtaatcagatcagtatatatttatgtttatgggaaacatccatgtgtccagacaaggctagcagcagcagcagcagcagcagcacacacaacagGAACGCCACGctaacgccacgcagccagtgtgtagccggccttaaggcgctgacacaccgagccgataatcggccgtctgacagtctggcgaggtcggtgactcgagtctgttcggttccacccaaccgtcccattattgcccacccacgaccttttccttaacataactgcgtcaaaagtgacgccaatagtcccgaccaagcgcgtttatTTAAAGCGCGTTAtgtgacgctaaaggagacttttagcgtcaataacaacgacaaagacacctgaccaagcgtctgtattttacgagatgggagtgagaacctGTTGGAATATCTATATTATCTATATATATTatctatgtacagtatatataatatctGTTGGAATATATATATTCGTTTTTACTCACTTTGCTTTCAAATTTGTTTCTCAGAATCACATTTTCCCTCGAGATTGAAGGACGTAAGGAagtaaggaaggaaggaaggaaggaaggaaggaaggaaggaaggaaggaacgaAGGAAGGAACCCCGTCTTCCTCGTCTTGTTTTCCAGACTTTTTCCAGTTCCAGTTTCTTTTCGACATCATGTAAGATCACCTTATTTTCCTCGAAGACGGAGCGGATAACTTTAACTCAAAGAGACCATAAATATCTACAGAAACCAAAAAGATTTTAAGGATCCACTGTTTGAGGCAACCTGGGGATCCTTAAGGGTCCTCAAAAAAACTTTTGGATCCTGAAAGCAACACTGCAAATGGcttaataatgtaaaaaaaaaaaaacctggatgAGATTGGATTAGGGCCCAAAGGAACCCCAGAAGAACCTTTTGGAAGCTCTGACAACATCTGATGCAATCTAGGGACGGCTTGAAGACCTTGAAAATCGTAAGAGTTAAGTACTTTGAGGAAAATCCTGGAAATCTGAAGGACACCAGTGACTCTTAGTTACCCGAAGACTCTTATGGATCTCTTTTAAAGTATCTTAGACAGACTTTTAAGACCTTGAGGAAAATAGGGGGTCGCCTTGGGACCTTTAGTTACCCAGAAAGTACCTGAAGTATCTTTTTTACAAATCCTGAAAATCATCAAGACTCTGAAGACATCTGAGGAAATCTGGGGACAGCTAAAGACCTTGAAGATCCCAAGAATTAGGAATTAGGTCGCCTAAGGACCTTGAGTCACAAGCATAAAGTGAAGTACCTTTTACAAATCCTGGAAATCATCAAGACTCTGAAGATATCTGAGGAAATCTGGGGACAGCTAAAGACCTTGAAGATCCCACGAATTAGGAATTAGGTCACCTAAGGACCTTGAGGCACCCAACATAAAGTGAAGTACCTTTTACAAATCCTGGAAATCACTAAGGATTTCGGAAGGATATTTGGGCATGGCTAACCTTGACGATCCTAAGAGTTAAGTACATTTGAGGAACCTTATAGGTACCTTCGTGATCCAAAGGGAATCTGGGGACCACAGAGGAACCCTGGACACTTGAGAAGAAGTCTTTGGAGACTCCTGACATCCGGAGGAAACCAGGAACTCTACGGTACCCTAAGATCTTCTTTAAGGAATCCTAGAGGGACTTGGCCTTGGGACCTTTATTTACCCAGAAAGAaactaaattacatttttacaaatcCTGGAAATCATCAAGACTCTGACAACATCTGATGCAATCTAGGGACGGCTTGAAGATCTTGAAGATCCTAAGAGTTAAGTAATTTGAGGAAACTCTTCCGGGGACTCCTGGCAATCTGAAGGACACAGGAACTCTTAGTTACCTGAAGACTCTTATGGATCTCTTTTGAAGTATCTTAGAGAGACTTTTAAGACCCTGAGGAAAATAGGGGGTCGCCGTGGGACCTTTAGTTACCCAGAAAGAAACTAAAGTACCCCCTAGAGAGCCAATGGGTACCCTCCGAGACCTGCAGTACGCCCTGCAGGAAAAGATCGAGGAGTTGCGGCAGCGCGACACGCTGATAGACGAGCTGGAACTGGAGCTGGATCAGAAGGACGAGCTGATCCAGCGTCTGCAGAATGAGCTGGATAAGTACCGGTCCGTGCTGCGGCCCGCCACTGCCCAGCAGCAAGGCATCATCCTGCAGCCGGACCAGCACCGCAGCAAGCGGCACGCCATCTCCGCCGAGCCCACGGCCTGCGACATCACCGACCTCAGCCACGTCACGCTGGCCTTCCACCCAAAGAGCCCGCAGTAAGTCCACTTCGTGTGTCTGTTCTGTTGTGTTCATGTTTACGTGCAtgtttcaaaccaaaacggaGGCAGAaaagtttccaaatgtctcGGTTTAGGGGCTCCGAACAGCTGCAGTAGCGTGGACGCGAAGGCTGTGAAAATTTACCAAAAAATACGTATGAATATTCGTTCTGAAAAAACATTGGTCCGAATTATATGGTTGCTGTCTGGTGACAACCTTGTTTGTCCATAACTGCTTTTTGTGGtgcattttctgatatttttgccatttttttgccacttttctaGATGCTTTTAAGTAGTGGTGTCAACAATAATCGATTCGGCGATGCATCGCAATGCGGGGCATGCACGATTCAGCATCGATGCGGCAAagtgccataatcgattatgtcactgttttattttctgtccttgagtgggacaataaagttgtgaagTTTCAATTACTTCTGTATCAAAGATACAGCAGAgtgataatacacacatagcagCCAATACAATCTGTCTATCTTACTGCTTGTATTGCCTCATGACTGATGATCGTTACCTGgtgaatcgtaatcgaatcgaatTGTGAGGGCAGTGCCAATGCACACCCCTACTTTTAAGACAAAATTGTTTGTGCGTTGTAGTTTTCAAAAGTCTCCGTTTGTGTCCGTCCAGACTGCAAAGCAACCCCGGAGTTTTTGAAACCAAAACGGGCTTTGGGGTTCGGAAACGCCGCAAAATTTGCCAAAAATGACATTCGAATGTATTCGAAATATCTATTTTTGCCCATTATGTCCATAAGAGGGCAAACCAAAACCACGTGAGACATAACTACTTGTGTacccaaactccaccagactccatgtaaataatcagtaattttatcatcgtataatacacttcattcaaagtggacagaaactaaataaaactgccACAAGCCATcctggttcatctttccactgttccaacaatcaccactctggtttggttgaaataaacccttaattcacccatttacatgtggagatatgctgtctctatacacgctaaaagtcctgattatttacatggagtctggtggagatatgctggctctatacacgctaaaagtcctgattatttacatggagtctggtggagatatgctggctctatacacgctaaaagtcctgattatttacatggagtctggtggagatatgctggctctatacacgctaaaagtcctgattatttacatggagtctggtggagatatgctggctctatacacgctaaaagtcctgattatttacatggagtctggtggagtttggtgatggtgatttcg
This genomic stretch from Perca fluviatilis unplaced genomic scaffold, GENO_Pfluv_1.0 PFLUV_unplaced_scaf_9, whole genome shotgun sequence harbors:
- the LOC120555351 gene encoding cGMP-dependent protein kinase 1-like → MGTLRDLQYALQEKIEELRQRDTLIDELELELDQKDELIQRLQNELDKYRSVLRPATAQQQGIILQPDQHRSKRHAISAEPTACDITDLSHVTLAFHPKSPQSKELIKAAILDNDFMKNLELSQIQEVVDCMYPVHYGMDACIIAEGDVGSLVYVME